A region from the Hippopotamus amphibius kiboko isolate mHipAmp2 chromosome 15, mHipAmp2.hap2, whole genome shotgun sequence genome encodes:
- the LOC130836996 gene encoding putative gustatory receptor clone PTE01: MSKLHRTGNLTRVSEFFLLGLSDDPELQPVLFSLFLFMYLLTVLGNLLIILAVTTDPHLHTPMYFFLCNLSLTDIGFISTTVPKMIGDIQTHSRVISYGSCLTQMSIFILFGIMEAMLLTVMAYDRFVAICHPLHYQVIMNPHLCCIFILVSFFVSLLDSQVHNLIVLQFTCFKDVEISNFFCDPSLLLKLACSETFTNNIVMYFVGAIFGFLPLSGIFFSYYKIISSILRGPSSGGKYKAFSTCGSHLSVVCLSYGTCLGVYLSSTVSQSPTNDAVASVMYTVVVPMLNPFIYSLRNREIKRAMWSVLSKTVSS, encoded by the coding sequence ATGTCCAAACTACACAGAACTGGAAACCTAACAAGAGTCTCAGAAttcttcctcctgggcctctcagaTGATCCAGAACTGCAGCCTGTGCTCTTTAGCCTGTTCCTGTTCATGTACCTGCTCACTGTGttggggaacctgctcatcatcttGGCTGTCACCactgacccccacctccacacccccatgtacttcttcctctgcaACCTGTCCTTGACTGACATCGGTTTCATCTCCACCACTGTCCCCAAGATGATTGGGGACATCCAAACTCACAGCAGAGTCATCTCCTATGGCAGCTGCCTGACACAGATgtctatttttatcctttttggaATAATGGAGGCTATGCTtctgactgtgatggcctatgacaggtttgtggccatctgtcacccactgcactaccaggtCATCATGAACCCACATCTCTGCTGCATCTtcattttggtgtctttttttgttaGCCTTTTGGACTCCCAGGTGCACAATTTGATTGTGTTACAATTTACCTGCTTCAAGGATGtggaaatttctaatttcttctgtgaCCCTTCTCTGCTCCTCAAACTTGCTTGTTCTGAAACTTTCACCAATAACATAGTCATGTACTTTGTTGGTGCCATCTTTGGTTTTCTCCCTTTGTCAGGGATCTTTTTCTCttactataaaattatttcctctaTTCTCAGAGGCCCCTCATCAGGTGGGAAGTATAAAGCCTTCTCTACCTGTGGCTCTCACCTGTCAGTTGTTTGCTTATCTTATGGAACATGCCTTGGTGTGTACCTGAGTTCAACTGTCTCACAATCTCCCACGAATGATGCAGTGGCctcagtgatgtacactgtggttgtgcccatgctgaaccccttcatctacagtctgaggaacagagaaattaaaagggCCATGTGGAGTGTCCTTAGCAAAACAGTCTCATCTTAG